One genomic region from uncultured Subdoligranulum sp. encodes:
- a CDS encoding glycoside hydrolase family 2 TIM barrel-domain containing protein, with the protein MKATQFNDRWTCRHLEEDGPGTPVTLPHDAMLAEPRTAESAGGINTGWVAGRDYLYEKTFGFDPAWQDRTLLLEFEGVYHNAEVLLNGEKLAFRPYGYTNFYVDLTGKVAKDRPNTLQVIARNADQPNSRWYSGAGIYRPVTLWTAPAAHIPVNGLKVATAGIQPPTAKVTVETTAPGPVRVEILDGDTLLAAVEGESDGKASFTVPLPEAGLWSPESPRLYTCRATFGEDAAKTTFGLRTIAWGDDGLLLNGERIILRGACVHHDNGILGACAFPEAEERKVRLLQQAGYNAIRSAHNPCSKAMLEVCDRLGMLVMDEYADMWYIHKTEHDYAGYLMDWWEQDLKDLVDKDYNHPSVILYSTGNEVAETAQPKGIAFTGQMTDYLHSLDDSRPVSCGVNIFFNFLSSMGFGVYSDEKAKKEARKAEQQGKNARKKAVGSEFFNNLAGLLGDEFMKRGATLPPCDWKTRDAYANMDVAGYNYGIYRYPHDLKKYPHRLILGSETFCKDAARFYDLALREPRVIGDFVWAGMDYLGEVGIGAWEYADYAPEFSHGPGWVSAGSGRLDLIGAPWGEMLYTRVAFRLEPGPRLAVWPVNHTGEKHSPSAWRMSNALESWSWAGCEGRPADVEVYGRGAEAELLLNGKPAGRARLKNCVARFRVTYQPGTLEAVLYDEAGKETGRSALHTAGETQLQALPEATAAEAGNLVFVRLQYADNAGTVKPLERGKLQAQVTGGTLVGLGSGCPYNTTGFLTDTTDTYYGRALAAVRADGSGPVTLTVTDGRLTATARVELA; encoded by the coding sequence ATGAAAGCCACACAGTTCAACGACCGGTGGACCTGCCGCCACCTGGAGGAAGACGGCCCCGGCACCCCGGTGACCCTGCCCCACGACGCCATGCTGGCCGAACCCCGCACTGCCGAGAGCGCCGGCGGCATCAACACCGGCTGGGTCGCCGGCCGGGACTACCTGTACGAGAAGACCTTCGGCTTCGACCCCGCCTGGCAGGACCGGACGCTGCTTTTGGAGTTCGAGGGCGTCTACCACAACGCCGAGGTGCTGCTCAACGGGGAGAAGCTGGCCTTCCGCCCCTACGGCTACACCAACTTTTATGTGGACCTCACCGGCAAGGTGGCGAAGGACCGCCCCAACACGCTGCAGGTCATCGCCCGCAACGCCGACCAGCCCAACAGCCGGTGGTATTCCGGCGCCGGCATCTACCGCCCCGTGACCCTCTGGACCGCCCCCGCGGCCCACATCCCGGTGAACGGCCTCAAGGTGGCCACCGCGGGCATCCAGCCCCCCACGGCCAAGGTGACGGTGGAGACCACCGCCCCCGGCCCCGTGCGGGTGGAGATCCTGGACGGCGACACCCTGCTGGCCGCCGTGGAAGGGGAGAGCGACGGCAAGGCGTCCTTCACGGTCCCCCTGCCCGAAGCGGGGCTGTGGAGCCCCGAATCTCCCCGGCTCTACACCTGCAGGGCCACCTTCGGCGAGGATGCGGCAAAGACCACCTTCGGCCTGCGCACCATCGCCTGGGGGGACGACGGCCTGCTGCTCAACGGTGAGCGCATCATCCTGCGGGGCGCCTGCGTCCACCACGACAACGGCATCCTGGGCGCCTGCGCCTTCCCCGAGGCCGAGGAACGCAAGGTGCGGCTGCTGCAGCAGGCGGGCTACAACGCCATCCGTTCCGCCCACAACCCCTGCTCCAAGGCGATGCTGGAGGTCTGCGACCGGCTGGGCATGCTGGTCATGGACGAGTACGCCGACATGTGGTACATCCACAAGACCGAGCATGACTACGCGGGTTATCTCATGGACTGGTGGGAGCAGGACCTGAAGGACCTGGTGGACAAGGACTACAACCATCCCTCGGTGATCCTCTACTCCACCGGCAACGAGGTGGCCGAGACCGCCCAGCCCAAGGGCATCGCCTTCACCGGCCAGATGACCGACTACCTCCACAGCCTGGACGATTCCCGCCCGGTGAGCTGCGGCGTCAACATCTTCTTCAACTTCTTAAGCTCCATGGGCTTCGGCGTCTACAGCGACGAAAAGGCCAAAAAGGAGGCCCGGAAGGCCGAACAGCAGGGGAAGAACGCCAGGAAGAAGGCGGTGGGCAGCGAATTCTTCAATAACCTGGCCGGTCTTTTGGGCGACGAGTTCATGAAGCGGGGCGCCACCCTGCCTCCCTGCGACTGGAAGACCCGGGACGCCTACGCCAACATGGACGTGGCGGGCTACAACTACGGCATCTACCGCTACCCCCACGACCTGAAAAAGTACCCCCACCGGCTCATCCTGGGCAGCGAGACCTTCTGCAAGGACGCCGCCCGGTTCTACGACCTGGCCCTGCGGGAGCCCCGCGTCATCGGCGACTTCGTCTGGGCGGGCATGGACTACCTGGGCGAGGTGGGCATCGGCGCCTGGGAATACGCCGACTACGCCCCCGAATTCTCCCACGGGCCGGGCTGGGTGTCGGCGGGCAGCGGCCGTCTGGACCTCATCGGCGCCCCCTGGGGCGAGATGCTCTACACCCGGGTGGCCTTCCGGCTGGAACCCGGCCCCCGTCTGGCCGTCTGGCCGGTGAACCACACCGGCGAAAAGCATTCTCCCTCGGCCTGGCGCATGTCCAACGCCCTGGAAAGCTGGAGCTGGGCCGGCTGTGAGGGCCGCCCGGCGGATGTGGAAGTCTACGGCCGGGGCGCCGAGGCGGAACTGCTGCTCAACGGCAAACCGGCAGGGCGGGCCAGGCTCAAAAACTGCGTGGCCCGGTTCCGGGTGACCTACCAGCCCGGCACGCTGGAGGCGGTGCTCTACGACGAGGCCGGCAAGGAGACCGGCCGCAGCGCCCTGCACACCGCCGGGGAGACCCAGCTCCAGGCCCTGCCCGAGGCGACCGCCGCCGAAGCCGGAAACCTCGTCTTCGTGCGGCTGCAGTACGCCGACAACGCCGGCACCGTCAAGCCGCTGGAGCGGGGCAAGCTGCAGGCGCAGGTCACCGGCGGCACGCTGGTGGGCCTGGGCAGCGGTTGCCCCTACAACACCACCGGCTTCCTCACCGATACCACCGATACCTACTACGGTCGCGCCCTGGCCGCCGTCCGGGCGGACGGTTCCGGCCCGGTGACCCTCACCGTCACCGACGGCCGCCTCACCGCCACCGCCCGGGTGGAACTGGCCTGA
- a CDS encoding MFS transporter — MSKSRNSFWNSPLAASLVKSQEVRLPEMLFGYFIGPFGALLASGIYTSILQNYFTDVLRLDLSFLTGLQLFSTILIVAANLIVGQLIERTRCLAGKARPWVLLSALTLSVASVLMFIVPFEGAAKMVWIAVAYNLFYAVAYPIYNTANSTLIPVSTRNSQQRSALASFTNVAGLGVMGVGSMIFPLLVSFALKEDQGRWFLAMLVVAIFTALTVLLQYKFTRERVTEEQLRTGASDDQRPAAPPLGEQLKAVTSEPWWWLVLLFYLAFQWAGAMKNGSMAYFCKWVMDNTFFGSADAWGASQSLLAVLGAIPMAVAALFVVPLANRFSKRTVCLVGMLVGAAGGVIAGFGNGEIVPVAVGVALKCFGSAPACYLILAMLADVIDHIEFRRGIRTDGLTMSIYSSIMVAGTPICNAIFSGVLGAVGYDQAADVALGTAAQSAAVQSAITVNYIWVETIAYLVCAVLVLFWTVEKNLPAEQAEIAKRKEANG; from the coding sequence GTGTCCAAATCCCGGAACAGCTTCTGGAACAGTCCGCTGGCCGCCTCCCTCGTGAAAAGCCAGGAGGTCCGCCTGCCCGAGATGCTCTTCGGCTACTTCATCGGCCCCTTCGGCGCCCTGCTGGCCTCCGGCATCTACACCAGCATCCTGCAGAACTACTTCACCGATGTGCTCAGGCTGGACCTGAGCTTCCTCACCGGCCTGCAGCTGTTTTCCACCATCCTCATCGTGGCGGCCAACCTCATCGTGGGCCAGCTCATCGAGCGCACCCGGTGCCTCGCCGGCAAGGCCCGCCCCTGGGTGCTGCTGTCGGCGCTGACTTTGTCGGTGGCGTCGGTGCTCATGTTCATCGTCCCCTTTGAGGGCGCTGCCAAGATGGTCTGGATCGCCGTGGCCTATAACCTCTTCTACGCCGTGGCCTACCCCATCTACAATACCGCCAACTCCACCCTCATCCCGGTGTCCACCCGCAATTCCCAGCAGCGCAGCGCCCTGGCCTCCTTCACCAATGTGGCGGGTCTTGGCGTCATGGGCGTGGGCTCCATGATCTTCCCGCTGCTGGTCTCCTTCGCCCTCAAAGAGGACCAGGGCCGGTGGTTCCTGGCCATGCTGGTGGTGGCCATCTTCACGGCCCTCACGGTGCTGCTCCAGTACAAGTTCACCCGGGAGCGCGTCACCGAGGAACAACTGCGCACCGGCGCCTCCGATGACCAGCGCCCCGCCGCCCCGCCCCTGGGCGAGCAGCTCAAGGCCGTCACCAGCGAACCCTGGTGGTGGCTGGTGCTGCTGTTCTACCTGGCCTTCCAGTGGGCCGGCGCCATGAAGAACGGCTCCATGGCCTACTTCTGCAAATGGGTCATGGACAACACCTTCTTCGGCTCCGCCGACGCCTGGGGCGCCTCCCAGTCGCTGCTGGCCGTGCTGGGTGCCATCCCCATGGCGGTGGCCGCCCTCTTCGTGGTGCCGCTGGCCAACCGGTTCTCCAAGCGCACCGTCTGCCTGGTGGGCATGCTGGTGGGCGCCGCGGGCGGCGTCATCGCGGGCTTCGGCAACGGCGAGATCGTGCCGGTGGCCGTGGGCGTGGCCCTCAAGTGCTTCGGCTCCGCCCCCGCCTGCTACCTCATCCTGGCCATGCTGGCTGATGTCATCGACCACATCGAGTTCCGCCGCGGCATCCGCACCGACGGCCTGACCATGTCCATCTACAGCTCCATCATGGTGGCCGGAACGCCCATCTGCAACGCCATCTTCTCCGGCGTGCTGGGCGCCGTGGGCTACGACCAGGCCGCCGACGTGGCCCTGGGCACCGCGGCCCAGTCCGCCGCCGTCCAGAGCGCCATCACGGTGAACTACATCTGGGTGGAGACCATCGCCTACCTGGTCTGCGCCGTGCTGGTGCTGTTCTGGACCGTGGAAAAGAACCTGCCCGCCGAACAGGCGGAGATCGCCAAACGCAAAGAAGCCAACGGCTGA